A portion of the Magnolia sinica isolate HGM2019 chromosome 17, MsV1, whole genome shotgun sequence genome contains these proteins:
- the LOC131231045 gene encoding uncharacterized protein LOC131231045 yields MPKRNKPSFQPFPSPSPSPSHSPSSLEIRQTLISLFQKATQPPPPVIDTNPYNVFRPREKAHRPHTRRMQRLENNVQSFEKLRQVSQGCLAYVSLAKASG; encoded by the exons ATGCCAAAACGCAATAAACCCTCATTTCAACcgtttccctctccctctccctctccctctcactctccctcctctctcgaAATCCGCCAAacactcatctctctcttccaGAAAGCAACACAG CCACCTCCaccagttattgataccaatcCCTACAATGTATTCAGGCCTAGGGAGAAAGCCCATCGGCCCCACACAAGAAGG ATGCAAAGGCTGGAGAACAATGTTCAGTCCTTTGAAAAGCTTCGCCAG GTCAGCCAAGGGTGCTTAGCTTATGTGAGCCTCGCCAAGGCATCAGGTTGA